A window of Candidatus Methylomirabilota bacterium genomic DNA:
TTCTCCCACTCTCCAGCCGTACCGTTTGAGCGCCTCCCGAATCTCTGAACCAGGGATGGCTACCTGCCATTGATGATGGGGCGCAATGGCCGAAAAGGGGTCTTCCACGCCGATGATGAACGGGTACTTCTTCTCCCACACCTCGACGGCATCCTCAGTCCGTCCGCCCGAGGCCGCATGGTAAAAGGCCGGAATGATCAGTCCCCGGTAGACCAGCACAACACCCCGGGTCGCTTCGACCGCCTTGTCAGATCGGGGGTCTTCACCGCTGATCCCCCGGTACACCTGAGAGGCAGTGGTGGAATAAAGATGATAGAGGGCGTCGGGACTGACGAGTCGTTCATACAGCGCATAGGTTCTGGCCACGACCGCCTGGGCTTTCAACGCCTCGAGGGGCCAATTCGGATCGGCCTCGACCTTCATCACCCCCCGCACATAATCTTCGAGGGCCACCTGGTTGATGACCTGAAGGCCCGCCGCCGTGTTCCAGACTTCGATGCTCCCCCGGTAAGGCCGGCCATTGACCCACAAAAGATCCGCGTCTGTCCGCAGCCTGAACTTGGTTCCATCCCTTCCCTCCCACGCCAGGCGCACCTCTTTGCCCGGGGGGAGGTACCGCACGAGCGGGCGCTCGAGCTCCTCGAGTTGGGATGGTCCCGCCCCCTTGAGATCAACGGTCAAGACCCCTTCTCTTATGAGGACGCGAACCGGCCATTCCTCCCCCCAGCACAGCCCTGGGCTGAAGCTGCAGAGGAGCAAGATGCCGCTCATCAACCACCGCCCCATCGACGTCCTCCGTTTCACCGGCGACTAAAAAGGGAAAAGAGGAGGGTGAGCAGAATGCTGATCAGGAGAGAGGTAGCCAGGGGAAAGTAGAAGGTGAAGTTTTCTCGTTGGATATAGATATCGCCCGGTAGCCGACCGATGAACGGGATTTTGCCCACTACCAGCAGGAGACCTCCGAGCAGGGCCAGGACGACGCCGAAAATGATGAGGAGCTTGGCCAATCCTTCAAAACCGGACATGATCGCCGCCCGCTACATTCTACCTTCGCCGCTCGCCGGCCCAGTATACCACCGTGAAGCGGGATCTGTCAGCCCGTCGCGCGGCCTAGAATTCGCTCACTTACATCAGCTCCCCCTGAGGGCGGGCCCCGGGCGTGAGCCCGAAGTGATCGAACGCCAGCCGGGTCGCGATCCGGCCCCGCGGCGTCCGGGCCAGGAATCCTGTCAGGATCAGAAATGGCTCGTAGATGTCCTCGAGGGTATCCTTCTCTTCACCGACGGCCATCGATAACGTCTCGAGGCCCACCGGGCCACCATCGAACTTCCCGATGAGGGTTTGCAGGATCCGGCGGTCCATGTCATCCAGTCCCCGCTCGTCCACCTCCAATCGCTCCAACGCCATCCGGGCGATCTCTTGACTGATCACCCCATCGCCCAGCACCTGGGCAAAATCTCGAACCCTCCTCAGGAGCCGATTCGCCACCCGAGGCGTCCCGCGGGCGCGACCGGCGAGCTCGCCAGCTCCCTCCGGACTGATCTCGACCCCCAGGACTTTCGCGGACCGGAGGACGATTCGAAAGATCTCTTCCTCGGCGTAATAATCGAGTCGGTGCACGACCCCGAACCGATTCCGGAGAGGGGCGGTGATGAGTCCGGCCCGGGTGGTGGCCCCGATTAAGGTGAAACGGGGCAGATCCAGCTTGATGGTCCGCGCGTGTGGGCCCTGGCCGATGAC
This region includes:
- a CDS encoding SpoIID/LytB domain-containing protein is translated as MGRWLMSGILLLCSFSPGLCWGEEWPVRVLIREGVLTVDLKGAGPSQLEELERPLVRYLPPGKEVRLAWEGRDGTKFRLRTDADLLWVNGRPYRGSIEVWNTAAGLQVINQVALEDYVRGVMKVEADPNWPLEALKAQAVVARTYALYERLVSPDALYHLYSTTASQVYRGISGEDPRSDKAVEATRGVVLVYRGLIIPAFYHAASGGRTEDAVEVWEKKYPFIIGVEDPFSAIAPHHQWQVAIPGSEIREALKRYGWRVGEIRRIEAVRRTRSGRISLLRISHDGGALHIGGKRLRQMLGPNRIRSTRFTTYPQDGKIVFEGQGWGHGVGMSQWGAKGMADLAYDSTGILKHYFPLAELRRLP
- a CDS encoding DUF2905 domain-containing protein yields the protein MSGFEGLAKLLIIFGVVLALLGGLLLVVGKIPFIGRLPGDIYIQRENFTFYFPLATSLLISILLTLLFSLFSRR
- the ruvB gene encoding Holliday junction branch migration DNA helicase RuvB gives rise to the protein VIGQGPHARTIKLDLPRFTLIGATTRAGLITAPLRNRFGVVHRLDYYAEEEIFRIVLRSAKVLGVEISPEGAGELAGRARGTPRVANRLLRRVRDFAQVLGDGVISQEIARMALERLEVDERGLDDMDRRILQTLIGKFDGGPVGLETLSMAVGEEKDTLEDIYEPFLILTGFLARTPRGRIATRLAFDHFGLTPGARPQGELM